The Gymnogyps californianus isolate 813 chromosome 5, ASM1813914v2, whole genome shotgun sequence DNA segment CGATGAGTCAACGTGGCGGCAGGAAGCGAGAGCCGGGGCTGGGTGCGAGCCCGCTCACACCTCCGCCCGCCGGCGCCTGCTGCGGTCCGGGGGCGAGCGGCCCCCGAACCAGCCCCAAACCCAGCCCCAGGCCTGCCAGGGGGTCACCGGCACGCCGCTCCTCACCCGTCTGGTTGAGTCCCGTGGGGCCGATCCACTGGCGCTGCTTCTTTTTGGAGACTGAAAGGCAGAGAGGGGGATCTCTCCGAGGACCCGCCTGATGCCCCTGCCCCAAGCTTCCCTTCCTCCGGctgcctcccccctgcccctccgcCGGCCCCATATGCCATCCCGAATAATCTTCCCCCGCCCGGTAATCCTCCCACCCCTCCGCCGACCCCATATGCCATCCTGAATAATCTTCCCCCACCCGGTAATCCCCCCGCCGCTCTTCAAGACCCTCCGCCTGCTCTTTTGTGTCCACTCGGCGCCTAATCCCCACCGCAGCCTGCTAAAGCGTACCCCCCTTCCCCGGccacccccccggcccctctcTGTGCCCACACCGTGTGGGGCAGGCTCGGGAACAATGGGGCAGGGAGGATCTGTCAGGCTGAGCAGCTTGTGCATCTCCCAAACCTCCCACCGCAAGGAGATGGGGGGAAGCGGCAGGGATGGATGCACGGAGCTGGCAGCCCTGAGCTGCCGCGTGGTGATGGCAGAgcgggaggaggaagaggaggaggaggagaggctcCAGAACTCGTCACCTACTTCTCTTCATCAGCCTCCTGTAGGCAGGAGGGCCGCAGATGAGCAGGAGGATGCCGAAGAGAAGCAGGGCCAGGCAGATGCTCACGATGGTGCCTGCCGCCGTGCCGGTGGGATGCGGCTTCGAGTCCTGGCCTGGGGAAAGGATGGGTGTCACCGGATGAGACCCTTGTGCCGAGGCAGAGGCTGATGCTGGGAGCTTGAGCACCCACCACCCTGCTGGGAGGGTTGGAAGGAGCCCCGGCAAGgctttccccatcccctgccccgAGCTCGCACCCTCTGCCCCTTGCCCACGTGGAAATTCCAGCTCCCAGCATCAGCCAGGGTTGCCCGGCAccggctgctgcaggcagcactgcccgTACCCCACGGTCCCCCAAAGATCAAGCCCGGCACGGTGGCTTACACACGACTCTGGTCCGGGAGCAGGCATGGGGGGCCCCGAGTCTGGTGGGGCAGAGGTGCAGCGTGGGGACCCTACAAGTGACACCCATCGAGGGCAGATCCCGGATCTCAACGCTGGAGGAGAGGTTCCCGCACCGCAGCTCCTggcacagctgcctgccccGCTCGGCTCGCTGCGCCTGGTTGTCACACAGCACCCGCCACCGCCCCTCGTGAAAGACCTCGATGTCCCCTTCGCAAGGCGTGGGGCCGTCCGCCAGCCTCCGCAgggcctggggctgggagcctgggggagagaggcagagaggggtCAGACCCACGGGGAGACCTCGCAGCCGGCTGACGGGGCTCGGCATCCTGCCGGCGCACGgtcctccttcccccaggacCGGCTCGCGGCACAGGGATGCTCACGGCGTCTCGGCTTCCCCTTGGGCCACGGGGACCGGGGGATGCGCGCGAGCCGTACCGGGGCCACGCGTTGAGGAGCTTTGAGTTGTTCCCCGTGGGGAACGCAGCGGGGAAGCCGGCTCTGCCAGCTGCCGCGGTGCAGCCCGTTAAAGCCCCAAATCCCGCAGGCGGGCTTCTAAGCTCGGGCAGATGGCAGGACCCGGAGCAAGCCCGCTCCTCGCCCCACGGCTTGGCTCTCCGTGCTGCGGCGCCAAGCACCACGCTGCTCCGCAGGGAGATGCTCGTGGCGGGGGAGATGCTCGTGGCGAGCACCCAAGAGGCGTGGATGAGCGGGGTGCTGGGTTCCGCCGGGATACCCCGCACGCTCGTGTTGCGTTTTTCGGGGTGCTAACGTGGCGCTTGCTGTGCGCTGCTCTCGCTCCCCGGCTTTTCCTACTTGCAGCGCTGCTGCGTTCGAagcccggggctgggggtgctgctgccAGGAACCGAGCTCACCGGGGAGATTTCCTGTTTTGCCTTCGCAcgcaggagaggaagagcaggagtggGTGGATGGGGTGCGTGGGGCAGACGGGGATGGGGCTGTTGCCCCGCTCAGGGCTTCAGCTGCCCGGCCAGCCTGCAAGCCGAGCATCCAGCCCAGcgatccccccctccccggggatCTCCCACCTCTGCAGGGGCGAAAGCAGCCTGCGGCCCCAGAGCGTGCCGGGGGCAGCCCAGTTGGTCGGCCGGGACAAGCGAGGGGTCTGGGGAAGGAGCGGGGGCCGTACCGGGGTGAGCTCTCACCCGAGCAGATGATGAAGGCAGGCTCTTTCCCCCGCCGGGCGCTGGTCCTGTTGAAGCAGTCGAGGAGTAGACGGCTCTCGCAAGGCTCCACCACCTCCCACCGCACCGGCAAATGGCTTTCCCGCTCCGGCTTGGCGTGGCTGTGGCCTTCGATGGCGGTGCCACAACGGAGAGCCTGGCAGATGTGGGTGGCCAGCTCCGGCTGGATGCCCGGGCTGCCTGCCACggctccccacagcccctgctTATGCAGCTCCACGAAGCCTGAGCAGCCGAAGTCCCCGTCCACCAGCCGCAGCCTGGCGGGTCCTGGCGAGGGACGGGGGAAAAAGCATCTCGTTACAGACCGGGACGACATTTCTTTCCGTTCTTGAGCAGAAAGTCCCCGAGCCCACCACGTCTGAAGCTTAATTGCCCCGTCGATGCTGCGAACACTATTAATGAGATCAGGCAATCTCGCAAGGCGGGGGgcagtttgctttgctgtgcGTGCCCCCCCGTTCGGCCGTTGCCGCTGGgcaaggcagggatggggctcTTACCGGTGGGCTCCGGGGTGGTGGCCGGGGGTACCGGCGGAGGCTCGGGGGTGGTTTTCACCGGCTCTGAAATGAGAAGAGAGGGGCCAGGTCGGGGCGGCTGGTCCCCTGGGACAGGGGTGGCCGGGGTGGGGGTCCAGGCTCACCGCTGCAGGCGAGGATGACATGCTCCGTGCAGTTTGCCGGCATCCAGTAGCACCCGGTCAGGGTGGCCGCCAGCCGCAGGCACCGCAGCGGCCGCGTGCGTGGCTCCTTCCCGCCGGCGAAGACAAGCTGGAGGGGCTCGGCAATGAGGGGGCCGCAGCCCAGCCGCTGGCAAATATCATCCATGTTGGCCTCGCTCATGCTGTTCCGGCACACACGGCTCCACTTGCCCTCCCATTTCACCTCCAGCATCCCGGTGCAGCGGCAGCTGCCGCCGGtgagctgcaggctgggctctgcagggaaagCACGGGCGTTAGAGGCTTTCCTTCCCTTCGCAGAGCGTTTTACACCCGGGGCTGGAAAAGCCCTTGCCGGCTCGTCGCTGCAGCCAGGCTTGCCGCTCGGCACCGGCGTGCCCCGCGGCGGCAGCTCGGGCTGCTCGCAAAGCGGGGCAGGAAGGAAACGGGGTGTTGGGGGGTGCACGGGCAGGTGAGGGGCTCGGGGGGTTGCGGGTGccgtggggctgagctgggagaCCCGGCTACACGGAGCCCGCGATGCAGTAGAGCCGGCTTCCCGGCCGAGGCAGCTCCGGCAGCCGCCACGCTAACGAAGCCGCTGCTGAGGAGCTGCTAACGAAGCCACGGCGCGGTCCCCGAGGCATTGCCTCCACGCGCTCTCACCTCCAGGGCCCAGGGCGGCTCCTCGGTGGCCAGGGATGGCTGCAAGAGAAAGAGGAACAGGGCATCAGTCCTGTTCCTCACTCCGGGGGAGGCGGGAAtccccagcctggggcagcagctcccggctCTTTGACCTGTCGCCGGttattttgggggagaaagGCGATTCTGGGGGCTCGGGTCAGCCTTTCGCCAGGGTAAAGATGCTGCCGGCGGAAAGGAGCCGGCAATGGTGGCCAGGAGCTCCCTGGCCATGCCGTACTCTGCGCTGACCCGGTTGTAATGCTTGGGGGACACTTCTGTCCCCGAAGCTCAGCAGTGGGGACAGAGCCCCGGGCTGGCTGCGTgctccccccccttccccccggcaccgggggctggaggaggaggctgggtCGTGCTGGCTTTTTCCTTGGCaataaaagagcattttcagGCTTTCTCAGTGAATTTgctctcactcctcctcctcgcacctttaattaaaagaaagaaacaggaacgACTTCATGCAACTGGCCATAGCGCTGCCTGCCAGGCCGCCCATCCGTCTGCTGGTGGATAATTATGGCTGAAAAAAGACGGACAAGGGCACTTGCTAATTACCACTAACTAGCTAGCGTCACGACTGGTAGGAAGCTACGGCCAAGGAGCAGTGGATGGTGCCACCATCACTGCAGCGAGCCGGAGCGGCGCGGTGCCTGCGGCTGCCCGCCGTGCCATGTGGAGTAAGGGGCAGCCGGGgatggcaggagctggcagggaatgAGGATGGGGGGACTGCTAGCTGCCCCCCGGCATCCGTAAGCTCACTCCCGGGGTGCGATGAGCATCTTGGGGACCCCCAGAGCTGGGGGGACGGAACGTGCGTGGCCCCAGCCAAGGCGTGCCCGCGCTCTCCTCGCTGCCTGCGTTTCGGTGTGGGCTCGGCAGCCCCGCTGCTGGTcaccagcccctctccccctgcctgGCCCGAGCCCCCCTGCGCTTGGGGCTTGCCCAGGGTGGGCACGTGGGACCCCCGGCATGGTGCCATGAGTGAGCCGAGACGGGAGCAGCCAAGGGCATGAGGCTGAGCCCCCCGAAATGTGTCcggctgcctggcagcaggaaAGCCGGCGGAGTTCGCCATGGGATTTCAGGGCTCCCAGGATGCAGCAAGGCTGGGTCCCCCTGGGCACCCCCGACACCGGAGCTGCCGGCACAGCGGGTGCACTCGGGTAAAGCAGCCAAGTCCCCAGCACCCCCCCACCCATCCGCTGCACCGAGCCCCCCACCGTACTCACCCCACATccccagcaagagcagcaggcgCAGGGTGGGCAGCCGGGCTGCCATCGGCATGGCCGGCCGCCTTCCTCCGCCCCGGGCGCTGGCGGCTGAGCGGGAGGCTGCCGTGGGCACCGCCGCCTCTGCTACCCGGCCCGGGGAAGGCAGGCGAGGGGGGACGGGCAGGAACAGgctgtttttcctccctctgtggTTTTCTGCGTCACGTCTACGCTCGTTTGAAGTCTCaacctggcagctgcctgcccaggtCCCGCTGAGCATGAGAGCAAgagcaaagggaagagaaaccCAGGGGGCTCGGCCCCCACCGCATCCCCATTCCGGGGtcccccctcagccccccccATCTCTGCAGAGGGTGGGAGCTCAGGGGACGGT contains these protein-coding regions:
- the CD5 gene encoding T-cell surface glycoprotein CD5; translated protein: MAARLPTLRLLLLLGMWAIPGHRGAALGPGEPSLQLTGGSCRCTGMLEVKWEGKWSRVCRNSMSEANMDDICQRLGCGPLIAEPLQLVFAGGKEPRTRPLRCLRLAATLTGCYWMPANCTEHVILACSEPVKTTPEPPPVPPATTPEPTGPARLRLVDGDFGCSGFVELHKQGLWGAVAGSPGIQPELATHICQALRCGTAIEGHSHAKPERESHLPVRWEVVEPCESRLLLDCFNRTSARRGKEPAFIICSGSQPQALRRLADGPTPCEGDIEVFHEGRWRVLCDNQAQRAERGRQLCQELRCGNLSSSVEIRDLPSMGVTCRVPTLHLCPTRLGAPHACSRTRVVCQDSKPHPTGTAAGTIVSICLALLLFGILLLICGPPAYRRLMKRISKKKQRQWIGPTGLNQTVSFHRNSTVTLRPRAEGQRVQGGDNDYAQPPQKSSYLSAYPALEGMCRASNPPDNSSDSDYDLHSARRA